AAGAAAAGTGCCTGGGCGGTCTGTAAAGAGTGACAGGATATTTTTAACTGGCAGACGACTTGGATAGACCAATGCATCCTGCAGCAGTTGAGCACGATATTCAAGAATGGTTTCTCCAAAACCTATAAAGTTAGGAATATATAACTCCAATTTTCTTATTTTTGAAACTCCCCTTTTCCTTGCAGAAATGGGGATTGTTATTATTTTTCTTTCATTATGATTTAATGAAAAAGGGATAGAAAGCTCAAATTTCCCCAGCCTGGGCTCCAGATTTTGATCCACCGGACAAATACAATCGTCAAATAAAATCCTTAATTCTCCTTTTAAAATGGGAAGCCCTTTATTATCAAATTCCAAAATCCATTTTGCTTCTTGTCCGGCAAACAATTTGTATCTGACCTTCGTGTTTTGCAGACTCAGCTTTTCCCCCAGGTGCTTCATATAATATGTATTGGCAGATATTATAAGCAGAAAAAGGATTGATGCCAGAAATACTTCCCATGATTTTAAATAAAAGCTTGCTATTAATAAAAATACGGAGAATACACTTGAAAGGGACAAATACCCGTCTTCAGCATGATACTTTTTCCACTCCATACTAGAGAGCACCTGACTCTACAGGAACTGGCACAGATTCCAGCACTTCTTTCAGAACCGACTCAGGGCTTTTTGTCATAGAAGCTTCAGTGGAAAGGAAAATCCTATGACCAAGCACAAATGGAACCATTTCTTTAATATCATTAGGTATCACATAGTTTCTTCCCTCCATAAGCGCTTTGCCTTGGGAAGCTTTCATTAAGGCAAGCATTCCTCTGGGACTTACCCCCAATACAATATCCGCATGTTCACGTGTCTTCCTTACAATATCCAGCAAATAAGCTTCAACAGGCTCATTTAGAATAATTTTGCCGGCATCCTTCTTTAAATTAATGATTTGATCTAAGATGAAAATGGCATTGACTTCCGAAGGAGCGGCACCGCTTCGATACATTTGAAGCATCGCCTTTTCCTCTTCCCTGCTAGGATAATCCATTTTAAGTTTCATAAAAAAACGGTCAAGCTGAGCAACAGGTAGCGGAAATGTCCCCTGCTGAGATTCAGCCGGATTCTGTGTAGCTATAACCATAAAAGGTGGGTCAAGTCTAATTGTGTGTCCATCAATGGTGACCTGGCGCTCCTCCATAACTTCGAGAAGACTTGACTGCGTTCTTGGTGCTGCACGATTAATTTCATCAGCAAGTACAACATTCGAGATAATTGGCCCAGGATGAAATTCAAATTCCTGATTTTTCGGATTGAAGAAACGTATGCCCGTGACATCACTCGGCAAAACATCCGGTGTAAATTGAATGCGTGAGAAATCCCCATTAATAGTGCGGGCAAATGCTTTGGCAAGCATTGTTTTTCCAGTTCCAGGCACACTTTCCAATAAGATATGGCCATTGAATATTAAGGAAATGGCCATCAATTCAATTTCCAGGTCTTTCCCTGATATTACTTTCCCAATTTCTGTTTTAAGCTTGTCCATATATTTCATTTTTGCCCTCCTGTTCACTTCCATGCTGCTCTCTGCGTTTTAGATTGACTGGTATAATTTTACTAAAAAATATTATTATTTACAATTATCTGATAGTTCGCCTGACAAAAAGAAAAACGCATGAATAATAAATCCAATACGCTAATTCCTGACTAATCAGCTTATAAAGTTTTCAGTTTGTTCATACGAAAATTAAAATTCCGGCAGCAGTAATAGCGGCTCCAATAGCAGTACCAGGAAGAAAGGCATTAATCTCCGTTACCAGGACCAAGGATGATTGGAAGCTCTATATAATAAAGCCAGAAATGCCACAAGTAAACCTATATGGACATGGACAGGCGTTAATAGGTATGAATGAGTACTTGACATACAATACCCAAGCAAAATTCCCACCGCAAATTAAACGGATGAAATCATAATCATAGTAATTCCCACTAGAATCACTCGCTCTAATTGTTCTAAAGCATTTAAAGGATATGAGCCTGTTCGTGTTTATAACTTATTTATCATTTTTCACAGTAAATTTACAAAGAACTCACCGCGATTTAACGAGGCTATTTTACAATGTCTTTAAGACAGGAGGCGAGAATAATGATTAACATCCTGCTATGCCTTATTTTCATTGGTGCAGTTTTTGTGCTGAATATCGTATTATTAAGAAAATAGACAGTTATTATGGTTCATAAATCATTTTCCTTGTCATGCCTCCATCTACCGTTATGTTTTCTCCTGTTATAAAATCATTTTCTGGATCGGCTAAAAATAGGCAGGTCCTTGCAATGTCCCCGGGTTTTCCAACCCTGTTGGCAAAATGCTGTTTATGATCAATCTTCCTGAGACTTTCATAATCTCCTGTTTCAATCCAGCCGGGACTTATACAATTAACTCTGATCCCTTTTTCAGCGAGCGTGCTGGCCAAAGCATGGGTGATCGCCATAATTCCTCCTTTTGATGCTGAATATGCTTCTGTATTGCTTTCAGACATTACAGCTCTCGTAGATGAGAGATTAATAATACAGGATCCTTGTTTCATCAATTTGGCAGCTTCCCTGCTGCACAGGAAGACACTTCGAAGGTTCGTATTGATCACTTCATCCCACAATTCCACAGTCAGCTCAAAAAATGAATGAAACTTTGAGATGCCAGCGTTATTTATTAGAACATCAATTGCTCCAAATGAATCATAAACCTTTGTTATAAGTCCCTTGATTTCTGCTTCATTCTTAACATCTGTTCTGATAAACATGCTTATAAGTCCATTTTTGTTCAAGCTTTCTTCTAAATTTTTCCCCTTCATCTCATCTAAGTCTGCGATGACTACATTGGCCCCGTTCGCTGCGAACGTCTCGGCAATTCCCTTGCCAATTCCGCTGGCTCCTCCGGTAACGATGACTGTTTTTCCTTTAAATTTGCTCATACCTTTTCATTCCCTTCAAACTTGCAATATTGCTTTTATACCCTGCTTGCTTATCTTTCTATTCAATTTTTCATAAAGGCTTGCAGGAAAGACACCTGAGACACTCAGGTGTCTTTCCTATGCTTTATATTTCAGTGTCATTCCTTTTTTAGCTCCGGGGCGAATCTAAATATTGATATATAACGTGTCCGCCTCTTTGGGCAACTCCGCGGAAGTGTTTAAAATCCTCCCTGTTCACTATGACACTCCGAAATGGAAGAAAGTCATCTTTTGACACATGATATTCAGAAATGATTCCATTTTTTAATTGATCGAGCACTTCCTGGATTTGTTCATGATTCATTACTCAGAACTCCTTTTATTTCTATTCTTTCCTTATCATAAATAAAGTGCTGTCAATTTTGAAGTATCTAATATTATATTTGCATACCAATCATTTTTTCTGAATATTAAATAATTTGAATGTACAAATTTTTTTATCTGGTATAATATTACCAACCTAATGCTGTAATAAATTACCTAAGCATCAGTGGAATTGCAAAATTCTTTACGCATTTCATAATATAGTGCAAACTGTTATTACCAGCGAAAGAAATGGACAAAGGAGAGATGCTTTTTGAAGAAAGCAGAGGTTGGCAATATTATTGAGTTTCGTGACGGATTACAGGGAATTGTAGAAAAAGTAAATGAGAATTCTGTTATTGTTGATTTAACGTATATGGATAACTACCGTGATTTGGAATTAGATCAAAGAACAGTTGTCAATCATAAAAATTATAAGGTAGTAAGAGAATCAGCAGTATAAAAGAAAAAATGAAAGCGTATTCTTTCGGAGTCTAAAAAAAGCAGCTCTCTTGCTGCTTTTTTTATTTTTTTATTTTATCTTTGCCATTCAAGCCTTTTGATGCTTTTTGCTCCACCGTCCTCTTTTTAGTTTGCAAATTAAACAGGCGCAGCCTTGGAATTCTGCACATACGCGGCCTCCTGAATAGGAGGCCAAGATATTATTCCTTTTCCCCTGACAGTTCTTTTAAGGATTTCACTTTGCCATGAGGATGCTGATCCTGCTTTCTTACCGTCCAGGCACGCTCTTTTTCTCTTTTTGATTTCGTCATTATACATACCTCCCTTCTCATGGGTTTATGATTAGCATTTCTGCATTATTTTATCTTATCGTTTCCAAAGAAATCTTTTCCTTACTTTTTAGGATTGTTTTTTGTTAGAATAGTGTTTGGTTATTTTTAATAGATAAGAAAGTTTTTTTGCTTTGAGAACTGTCCAGCTGCAGCGCCTGCTCCCTCGAGTTCATAAGCTTGTTGGGGGTGGGCAGGGCGCTTCCGCTTTTCTTATTGAAAGGAGATTAAAAATTGAAGAGTGTTGCCGCAGATCTCCGCTTTATTGGCGGGATATTACTCGCTCATCTGCTTATGTATTTTACATTTCAGGATAAATCAATTTTTTGGTATATCTTTTCTGCCTCTTTACTGCTTCTAATCAGTTATTCCATCATAATGGAGGAAGTGGAAGACAAGGCCTCATTTGGGATATTTATTACCTATGGGGCCCTTTCAGGTTTTCTATTGTACGGTCTTTTTTGGGCCGGCTACAGTTTATTTGAAATACTCAATCTTCCCCTTGTTAATCAGGTTGAAAAACTATATGGCCGTTTTTCGCCTTCCTTTATCTGGCACTATATTGTGCTGATTTTAATCATTGTTCCAGGAGAAGAAGTCTTTTGGAGAGGGTTCGTTCAAAAGAGATTGATGAAACTTACGACTGTTAAGTTATCCATCATCCTATCGTCTCTCCTCTATTCTTCAGTTCATTTTTATTCAGGATACTGGATGCTGGCCTTTGCAGCGTTAATCGCAGGCCTCTTCTGGGGATGGCTTTACGCATGGAAAAGAAGCATTCCGCTAGTAATCGTTTCCCACCTGATTTTTGATTTATTGATGTTTGTCCTGCTCCCTTTTTATTAAAATGGCCACGTGCAGATTCAATGTTGATTAGACAATCCTTAATGGATTGTCTTTTTTTAAAGTTTTTGTTGAGTCTTGTCGATGTTTTACATAAATGGTAATGTACTAATTAATAGGAATTTATATGTAACTCTTTTATTCCACTTACGTCTAATTATGCAAAAGCGCTAGAAGTAACAACGGGAGGATGGAACATTAATGAAATTCATGGCGAAATTTATGTTAATTCTGGTTTATTTGCTGTTATCCTGGCAGGCTGCGGCACGTCTCAGAATGATTCCGGCAATGGATCAGATCCTGGGCAAAATGAAGAAGAAACAGCTTCAGATGGACAGGATGGACAAGAGCAAACTGAAGAACAGGATCCAGCAGAAGAGGGCACTGTGGATGAAGGACAGAGCGTAATCAGAATCCTTGAACAGAACATGACTTATACGGTTGAGGGTGAAGCCAAGGAAGAGACTGCCTTCCTGAAACATAGTGATAATCAGAATTATTCTATGTACGTTCTGCCCGCCTATGAACTAACTGCCGAGGAGCCTAATAAGGATGTTTTATACCTTTCAGAAAATGATCAGGTATTCATGCGTATTGAACTTCTTCCGAATGATGCAGATTGGAACATGATCGAAGAAAACACAAAAGCACAATTAGGAGCTGTTAGCGAAAATGTGCAGACAGCTGATGCTCCTTCAGATGATTTTTACAAAGATGCTAATGTTATGAAGGCTGAAGGAAACGGCGAGAAGGTTTCAGCCTATCTAGTGAAAAACGAAGATCTTTCACTGAAGCTTACCCTATTCAATAAGGAAGAAGCTGATCATGAAGAGGCTTTCCTTCAGATGGCGAAAACCATTATGAAAGAGGAGCCGCAAAAATAATGGAGTGAATAAGAGATCCGTGCAATACGGATCTCTTTATTTAGCTTTTTTAAGCTTTCTTGCCTTTACTTCCATTATCAAATGGTTTCATCCACAGAAGAATAATAAATGTCAAACTTACATATCCGAAAACCGGATATAAATAGGAAAGCAAGGTTCCGTAATTGATCAAACTGATAAAGTAACAAACTATAAAGATAAAGCCCACAATTATAATACTCGGCACGGAAATATATTTTTTTACCTGCCTCTCGATCCCAAACACATTCCCAATAACAGAAGTGAAAATTTCACCATAGATGACAAAAACAAATATCCAATAGAAAGATGATGCCAATGTCTTCACAATTGCGGCCATTGGGATATCATAAGCCTGCAGATTTGGGAGCATCATCAGTGTCAAATGGCTGGAAAGCAGGATAAGAGTCAGTGCGGCTCCACCAAGGTATCCACCCCACTTTATTGTCCGATCATCATTTATTTCTGAAGCCACAGGCACTAAGACTGCTTGTGCTAATGTCAAATTCAGAGCCGTATATGAAAACGGAGCCACAACTGCTTTCCATCCATCTTCAGCATATGGGATAAATAGAACCTGATCTGCAAAACTAGGAAGCTTCATGCTTATGAACAATAAAATAAAGCTAAATGCAATCATCATTGGAACAACAAACGTATTCACAGCGAATAATCCGCGAATGCCCACTATCATTGTGATAATCGTTAACCCTATCGTTATGAGCAACCCTGCAGTTTTGCTGATGCCGATCTGTTCTTCAAACACTGCACCAGCTCCCGACAGCATGACGGCGCAAACGCCCAGCAGCATAAACAGCATCAATATATTAATGGCAGAACCAAAAAATCTTCCAAATAAATATTCATTCAATTCCTGATATGATGCAGCCTTTATTCGTGCAGAGATTCTCATTAATTTGGAACCGAGAAAAATAAAGATATAGCCGCTCATTATAATCCCAATTAATCCGATAAAACCAAATCGGGAAAAAAACTCCACAATCTCTCTGCCAGTGGCAAAGCCCGCTCCCACCACGGTTCCCACATAAACGGCAGCGATCTGGAAAGCTGCCCCCCAATTTGTCTTCACTTAATCTCCTCCTTCCTTTCCAATATATGTAGGCTAGTACAAACAAAGACGAGCTTTTTTGCATTATGGCTAAACTTCAGTTTTGGTTAAAAATAACAATACAAATCACTTGAAAGTCAAAGAAGGTCAAATTATAATGTGGATATTAGGTCAAATATAGTCAAAGTCAGACCAAACTATTAATGGAGGGATGCAAAATGCTTTGTCAAAAATGTCAAACAAAACAAGCAAATGTACAATTAAGACTGAATGTGAATGGAAATGAGCGTAATCTACACCTATGCCATAACTGTTATGAAAAGCAAAATAGCCTTACTTCCTTTGGGCCTGCTTTGAGCAGTTTTTCAGGTTTTGGCCAAATGCCATTAGAGGATTTCTTCAAGAAAATGGCTGCATCCCAAGGGAATGAAAACTATGCTCTAAACGAAGCACCGGGATACAGTCATGGCAACGGCGGTTTTATAGATCAATTCGGACAAAATCTTACACAGCTTGCCAAAGCTGGTTTAATCGACCCAGTCATCGGACGGGACGATGAAGTATATCGTGTGATTGAAATATTAAATAGAAGAAGCAAAAATAATCCGGTCTTAATCGGTGAACCAGGAGTAGGAAAAACAGCTATTGCCGAAGGGCTAGCCATTAAGATTGCCGAGGGAAATGCACCAAAGAAACTTCAAAATAAAGAAGTCTATTTGCTTGATGTGGTGTCTCTGGTTGCAAACACAGGCATCCGCGGCCAATTCGAGGAACGCATGAAGCAGCTGATCTCTGAGCTTCAGTCACGGAAGAACATTATTCTCTTTATAGATGAAATTCATCTTCTTGTCGGAGCAGGATCAGCTGAGGGGTCAATGGATGCAGGCAATATTCTGAAGCCAGCCCTTGCAAGAGGAGAGCTTCAAGTGGTCGGAGCAACCACTTTGAAAGAATACCGCCAAATTGAAAAAGATCCTGCACTAGAACGCAGATTCCAGCCTGTACATGTAGATGAGCCGACACCTGATGAGGCAATTAATATCCTGTTTGGACTGAAACAAAAATATGAAGACTATCATGATGTTTCTTTTACAGAAGATGCCATCAAGGCATGTGTGCAGCTGTCAAGCCGCTATATTCAGGATCGGTTCCTGCCTGACAAAGCCATTGATTTAATGGATGAAGCAGGTTCTAAAATGAATCTTCAATCAGGATATATACCTGCAGATGATATTGAAAATCAGCTGAAAGAAATCAGCAGGCAGAAAGAACTTGTATTAAATGAAGAAAAATATGAAGAGGCTGCAAAACTCCGTGAAAAGGAACTAAAACTCCAGCAGGCACTAAACGGGGACAACAAGGCAGAACGGCCAGTTATTGACGTTAGCCATATTCAGGAGATTATCGAAAAGAAAACCGGGATTCCTGTCGGCAAATTAGCAGAAGATGAACAGGAAAAAATGCAGAACCTTGAGGAAAGCCTTGCTGAAAAAGTAATCGGACAGGCAGAAGCCGTGCAAAAAGTTGCAAAGGCAATTCGCCGAAGCCGTGCAGGACTTAAATCAAAGGACCGCCCAATTGGATCATTTCTATTTGTCGGGCCAACAGGGGTCGGAAAGACTGAGTTAACCAAAACACTTGCCCAAGAGCTATTCGGCTCAAAAGAAAGCATGATAAGGCTTGATATGAGTGAATATATGGAAAAACACAGCGTATCAAAAATTATCGGTTCCCCTCCAGGATATGTGGGTCATGAAGAAGCCGGACAGCTTACTGAGAAGGTGCGCAGAAACCCGTACAGCATCATTCTGCTTGATGAGATAGAAAAAGCACATCCGGATGTACAGCACATGTTCCTTCAAATTCTGGAGGATGGACGCCTGACAGATAGCCAAGGCCGCACTGTCAGCTTTAAAGATACAGTCATTATCATGACCAGCAATGCAGGAGCTGGGCAAAAGGAAATCCATGTTGGATTTGGCACAGCTGACGCCGTCATGGAGTCAAACATTCTTGAATCACTCGGCAGCTTCTTTAAGCCTGAATTCCTGAACCGTTTTGATAGCATTATTGAATTTAAAGCTTTGGAAAAAGAGCATTTATTGAAAATTGTCGACTTAATGCTCAATGACCTTCAGGAAACATTAAATGAGCAGGATATAGAATTGACTGTTACCCAGGAAGCCAAGGAGAAATTAGCAGCAGAAGGATATCATCCTGCTTTTGGCGCACGGCCATTAAGAAGGATCATCCAGGATGAACTTGAAGACAAGATTGCTGATTTCATCATTGATCATGGCGGAAATAGCCAATTACAGGCCAATCTCGAAGACGAAGCAATTGTTATTAAACCCATCCGCTAAAAGAACGAAAAGAGCCGGAATTAAATAACTTCCGGCTCTTTTTTATTTGTTTATAAACTTTTATCATCCACTGAATTCAGCCAATTCTCAATTTCCCCGATAACTGACTCGACACATCCCTCTTCAAAAGGAGAAATCAACCCAGCTTCTTTTACCAGTCCGGTAAAAGGTTTGCTGCCGCCAAGCTGGCACAGTTTCAAATAATCTTTCCATGCTGCTTCCTGATTCTCCCGGGACCGTTTCCAGAATTGGAATGCACAGATCTGTGCCAATGTATAATCGATATAATAGAAAGGTGAATTGTAGATATGGCCCTGCCGCTGCCAGAATCCGCCGTTCTCCAAATACTCATTGCCATCATAATCTTTATGCGGCAAGTATTTCTTCTCAATTTCTCTCCAAGCCTGTTTTCTTTCCTGAGGTGATGCATCCGGGTTTTCATATACCCAATGCTGGAATTCATCAACTGATACGCCATAAGGCAAGAATAGCAGTCCTCCACTCAAATGGGAAAACTTGTATTTCTCAGTATCATCTTTAAAGAAGCCCTCCATCCATGGCCATGTGAAAAATTCCATACTCATGGAATGAATTTCTGCAGCTTCATAAGTTGGCCAGTTATATTCAGGTATCTCATAATGACTGCTTGAATACACCTGGAATGCATGGCCTGCTTCATGAGTAAGAACATCAATATCTCCTGACGTTCCATTGAAGTTTGAGAAAATGAATGGGGATTTATAGTTCTCAATATAAGTGCAATAGCCGCCCCCTGCTTTTCCCTTTTTGGCCACCAGGTCCATAAGATTATTTTCTCTCATATAAGAGAAAAATTCACTGGTTTCTCTGGAAAGCTCATCATACATTTTTTGTCCGTTTTCAATAATCCATTCAGGATTGCCTTTGGGTACAGCATTTCCTGTTTTAAATTCAAATCCTTCATCGTAAAATTTCAGCTTGTCAACGCCAATCCTCTCTCTTTGCCGTTCCTTTAGCCTTGTGGCGATTGGGACGATGAAATCCTTCACCTGCTTGCGGAAATTTGCAACCATTTCGGCGTTATAATCAGTTCGATACATACGGAAATAAGCCAGTTCAACAAAATTCGAATATCCAAGTTTATGGGCAATCTCTGTTCTAACCTTGACAAGCTCATCATAAATACGGTCCAGCTCTTTCTCATTATCTGCCAGGAAACCAAAGCGTGCCTCGCTTGCTTTTTTGCGCATTTCCCGATCTGTAGATTCAGTAAATGGCTCCAATTGGGCAAGAGTGCGTTCTTCACCTTCAAAATGAATTTTGGCTGAAGCAATTAACTTAGTATACTCTGATGAGAGCTTATTTTCTTTTTGCAAAAGCGGAACAATCTCTGGCGAGAACACCTTCAATTGGGCTTCCGCAAGTGCAAAAAGCTGATTCCCCCATTTTTCTTCGAGCTCTGCCCTGAACCTGGAATTAACCAAAGCCTGATAATACTTTGTAACAAACCCTTCTACTTCAGGCTGAATCTCATCCATATAATCCTGCTCTGCTTTGTAAAATTCATCATTCGTATCGACTGAATGACGGATATAACAAAGGTTGAACATAGTGCCGACATCATTGCGAATATCATTAATTTCTTTCATAGCTTGATTTTGCTGGTCTGCAGAAGCTGCGTTTTCAAATTTCTCAAGCGCTGCTTCGAATTTCCCCTGTACTGTATCAAGATCCGGACGAACGTATGTATAGTCTTCAAATCTCACATTATTGCCCCCTCGTGTATATGTAAATCGATTTTAATTAAACCACTAAACTATTTCGACAATATTTGGTTAATTCCTCCCCTGAACATATCTATAAAGCACAAAATAAAAAACAGCCGGTCAAGGCTGTTTTAGTTATTGTAAGCTATTTTTATCATTGGAGATAGATAGTCCAAGCTTCTTTAATAACTCAATGGCTGTTCCTTTTTCTTCTGGAGTAAGCTCGGACATTAAAGAATGGATATGCTTTTCATGGTCAGGGAATATGTTTTCGATAAAGTCTTTACCCTTATCTGTTATTTGCGCAAAGGTAACTCTTCTGTCATTAGGGCATGCGACCCTTTTCAACAAGCCTTTCTGCTCAAGCTTGTCCACTACATAAGTGATGCTTCCGCTGGCCAATAGTATTTTCCCGCCGATTTGCTGCAAAGGCTGGTCACCCT
This window of the Cytobacillus pseudoceanisediminis genome carries:
- a CDS encoding AAA family ATPase — translated: MKYMDKLKTEIGKVISGKDLEIELMAISLIFNGHILLESVPGTGKTMLAKAFARTINGDFSRIQFTPDVLPSDVTGIRFFNPKNQEFEFHPGPIISNVVLADEINRAAPRTQSSLLEVMEERQVTIDGHTIRLDPPFMVIATQNPAESQQGTFPLPVAQLDRFFMKLKMDYPSREEEKAMLQMYRSGAAPSEVNAIFILDQIINLKKDAGKIILNEPVEAYLLDIVRKTREHADIVLGVSPRGMLALMKASQGKALMEGRNYVIPNDIKEMVPFVLGHRIFLSTEASMTKSPESVLKEVLESVPVPVESGAL
- a CDS encoding CPBP family intramembrane glutamic endopeptidase; translated protein: MKSVAADLRFIGGILLAHLLMYFTFQDKSIFWYIFSASLLLLISYSIIMEEVEDKASFGIFITYGALSGFLLYGLFWAGYSLFEILNLPLVNQVEKLYGRFSPSFIWHYIVLILIIVPGEEVFWRGFVQKRLMKLTTVKLSIILSSLLYSSVHFYSGYWMLAFAALIAGLFWGWLYAWKRSIPLVIVSHLIFDLLMFVLLPFY
- a CDS encoding SDR family oxidoreductase: MSKFKGKTVIVTGGASGIGKGIAETFAANGANVVIADLDEMKGKNLEESLNKNGLISMFIRTDVKNEAEIKGLITKVYDSFGAIDVLINNAGISKFHSFFELTVELWDEVINTNLRSVFLCSREAAKLMKQGSCIINLSSTRAVMSESNTEAYSASKGGIMAITHALASTLAEKGIRVNCISPGWIETGDYESLRKIDHKQHFANRVGKPGDIARTCLFLADPENDFITGENITVDGGMTRKMIYEP
- a CDS encoding YkvS family protein; the encoded protein is MKKAEVGNIIEFRDGLQGIVEKVNENSVIVDLTYMDNYRDLELDQRTVVNHKNYKVVRESAV
- a CDS encoding ATP-dependent Clp protease ATP-binding subunit — translated: MLCQKCQTKQANVQLRLNVNGNERNLHLCHNCYEKQNSLTSFGPALSSFSGFGQMPLEDFFKKMAASQGNENYALNEAPGYSHGNGGFIDQFGQNLTQLAKAGLIDPVIGRDDEVYRVIEILNRRSKNNPVLIGEPGVGKTAIAEGLAIKIAEGNAPKKLQNKEVYLLDVVSLVANTGIRGQFEERMKQLISELQSRKNIILFIDEIHLLVGAGSAEGSMDAGNILKPALARGELQVVGATTLKEYRQIEKDPALERRFQPVHVDEPTPDEAINILFGLKQKYEDYHDVSFTEDAIKACVQLSSRYIQDRFLPDKAIDLMDEAGSKMNLQSGYIPADDIENQLKEISRQKELVLNEEKYEEAAKLREKELKLQQALNGDNKAERPVIDVSHIQEIIEKKTGIPVGKLAEDEQEKMQNLEESLAEKVIGQAEAVQKVAKAIRRSRAGLKSKDRPIGSFLFVGPTGVGKTELTKTLAQELFGSKESMIRLDMSEYMEKHSVSKIIGSPPGYVGHEEAGQLTEKVRRNPYSIILLDEIEKAHPDVQHMFLQILEDGRLTDSQGRTVSFKDTVIIMTSNAGAGQKEIHVGFGTADAVMESNILESLGSFFKPEFLNRFDSIIEFKALEKEHLLKIVDLMLNDLQETLNEQDIELTVTQEAKEKLAAEGYHPAFGARPLRRIIQDELEDKIADFIIDHGGNSQLQANLEDEAIVIKPIR
- a CDS encoding MarR family winged helix-turn-helix transcriptional regulator; the encoded protein is MGSEQIDQSLKLFIVLSRAYRAINENVNKLIQTYGVNPTEFAVLELLYHKGDQPLQQIGGKILLASGSITYVVDKLEQKGLLKRVACPNDRRVTFAQITDKGKDFIENIFPDHEKHIHSLMSELTPEEKGTAIELLKKLGLSISNDKNSLQ
- a CDS encoding DUF58 domain-containing protein; this translates as MEWKKYHAEDGYLSLSSVFSVFLLIASFYLKSWEVFLASILFLLIISANTYYMKHLGEKLSLQNTKVRYKLFAGQEAKWILEFDNKGLPILKGELRILFDDCICPVDQNLEPRLGKFELSIPFSLNHNERKIITIPISARKRGVSKIRKLELYIPNFIGFGETILEYRAQLLQDALVYPSRLPVKNILSLFTDRPGTFLSAYSLFEDHFSPAGTRQYVSSDSFNRINWKASARKQSLQTKVFEKAAETGWNISLNVSAGHSISAQLEERISSAAEIAYICVKENIPFSMCINIRTAGSTPFYFISAASGKDHLQKVLEMLAVVDNHYSIYPYEKMLSFYERHLTSQPYFLHAGELNPAASSAITNISRKGAFLFELQLLNEEAELRPLQVKAKEVAIQ
- a CDS encoding DUF6254 family protein translates to MTKSKREKERAWTVRKQDQHPHGKVKSLKELSGEKE
- a CDS encoding M3 family oligoendopeptidase → MRFEDYTYVRPDLDTVQGKFEAALEKFENAASADQQNQAMKEINDIRNDVGTMFNLCYIRHSVDTNDEFYKAEQDYMDEIQPEVEGFVTKYYQALVNSRFRAELEEKWGNQLFALAEAQLKVFSPEIVPLLQKENKLSSEYTKLIASAKIHFEGEERTLAQLEPFTESTDREMRKKASEARFGFLADNEKELDRIYDELVKVRTEIAHKLGYSNFVELAYFRMYRTDYNAEMVANFRKQVKDFIVPIATRLKERQRERIGVDKLKFYDEGFEFKTGNAVPKGNPEWIIENGQKMYDELSRETSEFFSYMRENNLMDLVAKKGKAGGGYCTYIENYKSPFIFSNFNGTSGDIDVLTHEAGHAFQVYSSSHYEIPEYNWPTYEAAEIHSMSMEFFTWPWMEGFFKDDTEKYKFSHLSGGLLFLPYGVSVDEFQHWVYENPDASPQERKQAWREIEKKYLPHKDYDGNEYLENGGFWQRQGHIYNSPFYYIDYTLAQICAFQFWKRSRENQEAAWKDYLKLCQLGGSKPFTGLVKEAGLISPFEEGCVESVIGEIENWLNSVDDKSL
- a CDS encoding YkvI family membrane protein, translated to MKTNWGAAFQIAAVYVGTVVGAGFATGREIVEFFSRFGFIGLIGIIMSGYIFIFLGSKLMRISARIKAASYQELNEYLFGRFFGSAINILMLFMLLGVCAVMLSGAGAVFEEQIGISKTAGLLITIGLTIITMIVGIRGLFAVNTFVVPMMIAFSFILLFISMKLPSFADQVLFIPYAEDGWKAVVAPFSYTALNLTLAQAVLVPVASEINDDRTIKWGGYLGGAALTLILLSSHLTLMMLPNLQAYDIPMAAIVKTLASSFYWIFVFVIYGEIFTSVIGNVFGIERQVKKYISVPSIIIVGFIFIVCYFISLINYGTLLSYLYPVFGYVSLTFIILLWMKPFDNGSKGKKA